A genome region from Cutaneotrichosporon cavernicola HIS019 DNA, chromosome: 5 includes the following:
- the UTP5 gene encoding uncharacterized protein (Dip2/Utp12 Family) — translation MVSSQRLRSHKTFLTTLRALRPGFLCLPFDSISPLVSHIALTRNRHNGAVISVSGFNPARTHFALALPALGAADKVQVWDVASDSVVSEWELPGAAKATAVCWSSISVSGATKKRRRRKSGAEGSGADEDVLLVASTKGDQSNLVVYFPNKGEALRTISLPAKATAMWSDEHGVIIATESNLLVLGPEAAAIAHTFDLPSAVKAPSAVALLPTSTGEELHAIVGAKSVVAVHLSTTSSSITHTSSPLPVSTTSVTSLQPLPNTQQGASFLVVCEEDRTVNQYTFPSSPTAAPKLSYRYTSPTLSPVHSVALSDEFVAALHCDGEISVFAVALTDLDLARPKSNNKPSKVKLVEGKEEKIASICRIEFAPVDDGAPAVLSCGRMVGGGRVKWYSVTIEQPEGGLATNVVVKTDAQDLVAPKDTAKGSNNLQRYKAPANAIQAADDEKDEQTSALPADVDMADLTLGERLLAAPTGAQPNGDAAAPAAKGATNAASLTRLLVQALHTSDPALLTLCLSHRDPVLIRNTVRKLPVDLSLPLVKACVERLGQGKGAHRRGGGRGGMQNEQQGRGTVEWVKGVLIERGHILMTIPSLPAQLAQLSNLLASRMELYQPLVSLSGRLDLALSQIALRRQAAEAKEVDQGDGEHYVEGESDDEVPIEVGEEDEDDIEDVNMMAGSSDEDDGDEDEDEGDSEDDDSEDPLDSDEEGLLDLEAEESDDDEDEEGDSDDE, via the exons ATGGTATCT AGCCAGCGGCTCCGCTCGCACAA AaccttcctcaccaccTTGCGAGCCTTGCGCCCTGGCTTCCTCTGCCTGCCTTTC GACTCCATTTCGCCCCTCGTTTCACACATTGCCTTGACCCGCAACCGACAC AATGGCGCGGTCATCT ccGTGTCGGGCTTCAACCCCGCACGCACCCActttgcccttgcccttccAGCGCTAGGCGCGGCGGACAAGGTGCAGGTCTGGGACGTCGCTTCGGACTCTGTCGTCTCTGAATGGGAGCTCCCCGGAGCTGCCAAGGCCACAGCGGTCTGCTGGTCTTCCATCTCTGTTTCTGGGGCGACCAAGAAGCGGAGGCGAAGGAAGTCGGGCGCCGAGGGGTCGGGCGCTGACGAggacgtcctcctcgttgcgTCCACCAAGGGCGACCAGTCCAACCTGGTCGTCTACTTCCCCAACAAGGGCGAGGCTTTGAGGACCATCTCGCTGCCAGCGAAGGCTACAGCGATGTGGTCTGACGAGCACGGTGTGATCATCGCGACGGAGTCCAACCTCCTCGTGCTTGGTCCCGAGGCTGCGGCCATTGCCCATACTTTCGACTTGCCATCAGCAGTCAAGGCACCATCAGccgtcgctctcctccccacATCCActggcgaggagctgcacGCGATCGTTGGCGCCAAATCTGTTGTAGCAGTCCACCTGTCCaccacctcatcctccatcacccacacctcttcccccctccccgtgtcgacgacgtcggtCACCTCGTTGCAACCATTGCCAAACACACAACAAGGCGCGTCCTTCCTTGTCGtgtgcgaggaggaccgcACGGTCAATCAGTACACCTTCCCCAGTTCACCAACAGCTGCACCAAAACTGTCGTACCGCTACACCTCGCCAACATTATCACCAGTGCATTCAGTGGCGCTGTCCGACGAGTTTGTGGCTGCCCTGCACTGTGACGGCGAGATCTCTGTCTTCGCTGTTGCTCTgaccgacctcgacctcgcccggCCAAAATCGAACAACAAGCCGTCCAAGGTGAAGCttgtcgagggcaaggaggagaagatcgCCAGCATTTGTCGCATCGAGTTTGCACCGGTCGATGATGGTGCGCCGGCCGTGCTGTCGTGCGGTCGCATGGTCGGCGGTGGCCGCGTGAAGTGGTACTCGGTGACCATTGAACAGCCCGAGGGTGGCCTTGCTAccaacgtcgtcgtcaagacCGACGCGCaggacctcgtcgcgcccaAGGACACGGCAAAGGGCTCCAACAACCTCCAACGCTACAAGGCTCCTGCCAACGCCATCCAGGCTGCGGAtgacgagaaggacgagcaGACCTCGGCCCTCCCAGCGGACGTGGACATGGCCGACCTGACTcttggcgagcgcctcctcgctgcgccCACTGGTGCCCAACCCAACGGCGACGCTGCGGCGCCCGCTGCCAAGGGCGCCACCAACGCAGCCTCGCTCActcgtctcctcgtccaggcGCTGCACACCTCGGACCCTGcgctcctcaccctctGCCTTTCCCATCGTGACCCGGTCCTCATCCGTAACACGGTGCGCAAGCTTCCGGTGGACCTCTCGCTGCCTCTGGTCAAAGCGTgtgtcgagcgcctcggccagggcaagggcgcccaccgccgcggcggtggccgtGGTGGCATGCAGAACGAGCAGCAGGGCCGTGGCACTGTGGAGTGGGTCAAGGGCGTGCTCATCGAACGTGGTCACATCCTCATGACCATCCCGTCCCTTCCTGCCCAGCTCGCTCAGctctccaacctcctcgcgtCCCGAATGGAGCTCTACCAGCCTCTTGTCTCCCTCTCgggccgcctcgaccttgcaCTCTCCCAAAtcgcgctgcgccgccaGGCCGctgaggccaaggaggtcgaccagggcgacggcgagcactacgtcgagggcgagagcgacgacgaggtgccAATCGaagtcggcgaggaggacgaggacgacatcgaggacgtcaaCATGATGGCTGGCTcgagtgacgaggacgacggcgatgaggatgaggatgagggggatagcgaggacgacgacagcgaggacCCGCTGGACTcggatgaggaggggctgctcgacctcgaggccgaggagagcgacgacgacgaggatgaggagggcgactcggacgacgagtga
- the HAS1 gene encoding uncharacterized protein (DUF4217) — translation MLDGPAANEYERVPFNSLPLSRQTLDAVQHMGFETMTEVQARTIPPLLAGKDVLGAARTGSGKTIAFLVPSVEMLHSLRFKPANGTGVVIISPTRELALQILGVVKDLMAGHSQTFGIVMGGANRKAEADKLVKGVNLLVATPGRLLDHLQNTKGFVFKNLKALVIDEADRILEVGFEEEMKQIIKILPNENRQSMLFSATQTTKVTDLARISLRTGPLYINVDQQKDTSTAEFLEQGYVVCDSDQRFLLLFTFLKRNLKKKVIVFFSSCNSVSYHAELLNYIDVPVLDLHGKQKQQKRTNTFFEFCNAQSGILLCTDVAARGLDIPKVDWIIQFDPPDDPRDYIHRVGRTARAGKAGKSLLFLLPSELGFLRFLKVAKVPLNEYQFPQRKVADVQRQLESLISKNHYLNTTARDGYRSYLQAYASYSLKKIFDVNKLDLAKVGKAFGFSVPPKVNISVGSIKPKKVDDSDDEDVPVKAQKVDDGEVKKAYYRNRGDKGGGRKHKGRA, via the exons ATGCTCGACGGACCTGCTGCGAACGAGTATGAGCGCGTGCCGTTCAACTCCCTCCCTCTGTCCAGGCAGACACTGGATGCCGTGCAGCACATGGGCTTCGAAACCATGACTGAAGTGCAGGCGCGCACTATTCCGCCTCTTCTTGCCGGCAAGGacgtgctcggcgcggcgcggacgggATCCGGCAAGACGATTGCGTTCCTCGTGCCGAGTGTCGAGATGCTGCACTCCCTCCGGTTCAAGCCGGCAAACGGTACTGGTGTCGTGATCATCTCGCCTACgcgtgagctcgcgctccagATCCTCGGGGTTGTCAAGGACCTCATGGCTGGACACTCACAGACGTTCGGTATCGTCATGGGCGGCGCGAACCGCAAGGCTGAAGcggacaagctcgtcaaaggcgtcaacctcctcgtcgccacaCCTGggcgtctcctcgaccacctccaGAACACGAAGGGGTTCGTGTTCAAGAACCTAAAGGCGCTGGTcattgacgaggccgaTCGTATCCTGGAGGTTGGTttcgaggaggagatgaagcAGATCATCAAGATCCTCCCTAACG agAATCGCCAGTCGATGTTGTTCTCGGCAACTCAGACGACCAAGGTCACTGACCTTGCGCGCATCTCGCTCCGCACTGGGCCGCTGTACATCAACGTCGACCAGCAGAAGGACACTAGCACGGCAGAGTTCCTCGAGCAGGGTTACGTCGTGTGCGACAGTGACCAGCGTTTCCTCCTGCTCTTCACGTTCCTGAAGCGCAacctcaagaagaaggtgatcgtcttcttctcgagctgCAACTCGGTGTCGTACCACGCCGAGCTACTCAACTACATCGACGTGCCggtgctcgacctccacgGCAAGCAGAAGCAGCAGAAGCGCACCAACACGTTCTTCGAGTTCTGCAACGCACAATCGGGCATCTTGCTGTGTACGGAcgtggcggcgcgtggcCTTGACATCCCCAAGGTCGACTGGATCATCCAGTTCGACCCCCCCGATGACCCGCGCGACTACATCCACCGTGTGGGCCGTACCGCCCGTGCTGGCAAGGCAGGCAAgtccctcctcttcctgcTCCccagcgagctcggcttCCTCCGTTtcctcaaggtcgccaAGGTCCCGCTCAACGAGTACCAGTTCCCTCagcgcaaggtcgccgacgtgcaGCGCCAGCTTGAGAGCCTCATCTCCAAGAACCACTACCTCAACACCACCGCGCGCGACGGGTACCGCTCCTACCTCCAGGCGTACGCTAGCTACTCCCTCAAGAAGATCTTTGACGtcaacaagctcgacctcgccaaggtTGGCAAGGCGTTTGGCTTCTCCGTTCCACCGAAGGTTAACATCTCTGTGGGTTCGatcaagcccaagaaggtcgacgactcggacgacgaggacgtgccGGTGAAGGCGCAGAAAGTCGACGACGGAGAGGTCAAGAAGGCCTACTACCGCAACCGGGGTGAcaagggcggcggccgcaagCACAAGGGAAGGGCATAG